A DNA window from Daucus carota subsp. sativus chromosome 3, DH1 v3.0, whole genome shotgun sequence contains the following coding sequences:
- the LOC108213866 gene encoding uncharacterized protein LOC108213866: MASLSDEENKCGVFKETRDRPPSHYVLKLESFSLFSANGVDHIKSNSFQVGDHKWKIKLFPKGNNEGKDDHVSVYLLLDSTSTLPVGKGVKAFFKFFLLDQIRGNYLVVQGKASRFDSFKCEWGFDKFVSLEDFEEPTNGYLINDTSFFGVEVFICEGLPLGECYSISKVANISGKYKWVVTQFSGLECHSSDVFIIGGHEWKLSLYPEGNGKHKGHSLSIFLVSVDSKGSTTEHEVKAEFEVTLNEFKQKHIKEKDTKWFGASTPAWGWPNFIELTDLKDEKNGYVVADQCTIEAEVKVLCEGSRETLKG; encoded by the exons ATGGCTTCTCTatctgatgaagaaaacaaATGTG GGGTTTTCAAGGAAACCAGGGATAGACCACCCTCACATTACGTGCTCAAACTCGAGTCTTTCTCGCTCTTTTCTGCAAATGGAGTGGATCATATCAAGTCAAACAGCTTTCAAGTTGGAGATCACAAATG GAAGATTAAATTATTTCCAAAGGGAAATAATGAGGGCAAGGATGATCATGTGTCTGTATACCTTTTGTTGGATAGCACCAGTACTCTACCTGTTGGTAAGGGCGTCAAGGCCTTTTTCAAGTTCTTTTTACTTGACCAAATTCGAGGAAATTATCTAGTTGTTCAag GGAAAGCAAGTCGTTTCGACAGCTTTAAATGTGAATGGGGTTTTGATAAGTTCGTCTCTTTAGAAGATTTTGAAGAACCTACAAATGGTTATCTGATTAATGACACTTCGTTCTTTGGAGTTGAGGTTTTCATATGTGAAGGCTTGCCTCTAGGCGAATGTTACTCAATATCGAAAGTTGCCAATATATCAGGTAAATACAAGTGGGTGGTTACTCAATTTTCAGGGTTGGAGTGTCATTCTTCTGATGTGTTTATCATCGGAGGTCATGAATG GAAGCTTTCGCTATATCCTGAAGGGAATGGAAAGCATAAAGGTCATAGTCTTTCTATATTTCTGGTGTCTGTGGATTCTAAAGGTTCCACGACTGAGCACGAGGTGAAAGCAGAGTTTGAGGTAACACTTAACGAGTTTAAACAGAAACATATAAAGGAAAAAG ATACAAAGTGGTTTGGTGCCTCTACACCAGCCTGGGGTTGGCCTAACTTTATCGAACTGACTGATCTTAAAGatgaaaaaaatggatatgtgGTTGCTGATCAATGCACAATTGAAGCTGAAGTCAAAGTGCTCTGTGAAGGCAGTCGCGAGACTCTGAAGGGTTAA
- the LOC108213629 gene encoding ubiquitin C-terminal hydrolase 12, producing MAIVCGEDEVVGVLQETRDSPPSDYLFKIKTFSMFSEHSFGKIESSNFEAGGHQWRILFFPNGHDEGLGDHVSIYLSVASKKSLADGKPINAIFKFFVFDQIRAKYFTVQGSVRRFDRMKYRWGLSKFISLEDFNAPASGFLVNDTCFIGAEVYVIQSPSICESLSMLNFDDDISFKYTWKLTGFSGLVDECCYSDEFAFGNYKWRLQCYPGGDGDNRGCNLSMFLELVDSPIDSPAEKVKAQFKITLHDQINKENRAREATHWFGASAGSIQGWNSFIRLKDLKKSSNGFLVDDCCVFEAKVTLLCATYQESLNP from the exons ATGGCTATCGTTTGTGGAGAAGACGAAGTTG TGGGCGTTCTACAAGAAACAAGAGACTCTCCACCGTCAGATTATTTGTTCAAAATCAAGACTTTTTCTATGTTTTCCGAACACAGCTTCGGCAAAATCGAGTCTAGCAACTTTGAAGCTGGTGGGCACCAATG GAGGATTTTGTTCTTTCCAAATGGCCATGATGAAGGTTTAGGAGATCATGTCTCCATATACCTTTCAGTGGCAAGTAAAAAGAGTCTTGCTGATGGCAAGCCGATCAATGCTATTTTCAAGTTCTTCGTGTTTGACCAAATTCGAGCAAAGTATTTTACAGTTCAAG GGAGTGTGAGACGTTTTGATCGGATGAAATACCGATGGGGATTATCCAAGTTCATTTCTCTGGAAGATTTTAATGCACCCGCTAGTGGATTTTTAGTGAACGATACATGCTTTATTGGAGCTGAGGTTTACGTTATCCAGAGCCCAAGTATCTGTGAAAGTCTGTCGATGTTGAATTTTGATGACGACATCTCATTTAAGTACACTTGGAAGCTTACCGGATTCTCAGGCCTGGTAGATGAATGTTGTTATTCTGATGAATTTGCTTTCGGGAATTACAAATG gcGCTTACAGTGTTATCCAGGAGGTGATGGTGACAATAGGGGTTGCAATCTTTCAATGTTTCTGGAGTTGGTGGATTCCCCAATTGACTCCCCTGCTGAGAAAGTAAAAGCACAGTTCAAAATCACCCTTCATGACCAGATTAACAAGGAGAACCGGGCACGAGAAG CTACGCACTGGTTTGGTGCTTCAGCTGGGAGTATTCAGGGTTGGAATTCTTTCATTAGACTGAAGGATCTCAAGAAGAGTTCAAATGGATTTCTGGTCGATGATTGTTGTGTTTTCGAGGCGAAAGTTACCTTGCTATGTGCTACTTATCAAGAATCTCTGAATCCCTAA